A single window of Xiphophorus hellerii strain 12219 chromosome 12, Xiphophorus_hellerii-4.1, whole genome shotgun sequence DNA harbors:
- the LOC116729792 gene encoding chondroitin sulfate N-acetylgalactosaminyltransferase 1-like has protein sequence MLRRWLLALMTRIGLITSGCCCFLLLFYLLGCKPSSHSKHPSLLWPGGATSKEGYLALLQEREDSHRHYISSLTKQIAELKVALEERTQQLQESLETAKSKGILPQGLESLHNTPTKSDLKEFFRSQLNQAEVSSGVELPNEYALIPFDTFTLQTVYQLETGLTKHPAERPSRRDRRDELVGTVETALHVLNGPQQHADGTRRKRTYSPSDFIQGLTRTERTRGTVYELVFKGDGPQNFAQLVLFRPFGPLMKVKSDGVSTHGIIINIIVPLSGRVDAFKQFMSNFRDVCVRQDGRVHLTVVYFGRDQIDQVKAVLDQITRETRFRSFTLIQMNEKFSRGRGLDVGARAWRQRQNVLLFFCDVDVHFTPDFLTSCRLNADAGKKVYYPVLFSQYNPSIIYSNHTRIPSIKQLVVKNENGFWRDFGFGMTCQYRSDFINIGGFDRSIRGWGLEDVHLYRKYLHSKLMVVRAPSRGLFHLWHEKSCADELPSDKYKMCMQTKAMSEASHGQLGALFFKREINSQKQSEEI, from the exons ATGTTGAGACGGTGGCTGCTGGCGCTGATGACCCGGATCGGCCTCATCACGTcgggctgctgctgctttctgctgctCTTCTACCTGCTAGGCTGTAAACCTTCATCTCACAGCAAACACCCGTCTCTGCTGTGGCCTGGAGGGGCCACCAGTAAGGAGGGCTACCTGGCCCTGCTGCAGGAGAGAGAGGACTCTCACAGACACTACATCAGCAGTCTGACGAAGCAGATAGCGGAGCTGAAGGTAGCTCTGGAGGAGAGGACGCAGCAGCTTCAGGAGTCCCTGGAGACGGCGAAAAGTAAAGGGATTCTGCCTCAGGGTCTGGAGAGTCTGCACAATACCCCTACAAAGTCTGACCTCAAG GAGTTCTTCCGCTCCCAGCTGAACCAGGCGGAGGTGAGCTCAGGTGTGGAGCTGCCCAACGAATATGCACTGATCCCTTTTGATACCTTCACCCTGCAGAC GGTTTACCAGCTGGAAACGGGGCTGACGAAGCATCCGGCCGAGAGACCCTCGAGGAGAGACCGCCGAGACGAGCTGGTCGGGACGGTGGAGACGGCTCTGCACGTCCTGAACGGACCCCAGCAGCACGCAGACGGCACCAGGAGGAAACGAACCTACTCCCCTTCAGACTTCATACAGG GTTTGACTCGCACAGAGCGGACCAGAGGGACCGTCTATGAGCTGGTGTTCAAAGGCGACGGCCCACAGAACTTCGCTCAGCTCGTCCTCTTCAGGCCGTTTGGGCCTTTGATGAAGGTGAAGAGTGACGGCGTGAGCACACACGGCATCATCATCAACATAATCGTGCCGCTGTCCGGGAGAGTGGACGCCTTCAAGCAATTCATGAGCAACTTCAG GGACGTTTGCGTCCGACAGGACGGCCGGGTTCACCTCACTGTGGTCTACTTTGGTCGAGATCAGATCGACCAGGTGAAGGCTGTGCTGGATCAGATCACAAG GGAGACTCGGTTCAGGAGTTTCACCTTGATCCAGATGAATGAGAAGTTTTCTCGCGGCCGAGGCCTCGACGTCGGCGCCAGGGCCTGGAGACAGCGGCAGAACGTCCTGCTCTTCTTCTGTGACGTCGACGTCCACTTCACACCAGACTTCCTGACTTCCTGCCGCTTGAACGCAGACGCTG GTAAAAAAGTGTACTACCCTGTGCTCTTCAGCCAGTACAACCCATCCATCATCTACAGCAATCACACACGCATTCCCTCTATAAAACAACTG gtggtaaaaaatgaaaatggattCTGGCGGGACTTTGGATTTGGCATGACATGCCAATACCGATCAGATTTTATCAACATTG GTGGGTTTGACCGCAGCATCAGAGGCTGGGGGCTGGAAGACGTCCACCTGTACAGGAAGTATCTCCACAGCAAGCTGATGGTGGTTCGAGCTCCGTCCAGAGGCCTCTTCCACCTGTGGCACGAGAAGAGCTGTGCAGATGAACTTCCTTCAGACAAATACAAGATGTGCATGCAAACCAAAGCCATGAGCGAGGCCTCTCACGGCCAGCTGGGGGCGCTCTTCTTCAAACGGGAGATAAACTCCCAGAAACAGAGCGAAGAGATCTGA